Within Nocardia terpenica, the genomic segment AGGCGCTCGCGGACGCCGGGATCTCCTACGACCGGGTGCAGCAGGCATACGTCGGCTACGTGTACGGCGAGTCCACCTCGGGCCAGCGCGCGGTCTACGAGCTGGGCATGACCGGCATTCCGGTCGTCAACGTCAACAACAACTGTTCCACCGGGTCGACCGCGCTCTACCTTGCGGCGCAGGCGATTCGGGGCGGGCTGGCCGACTGCACGCTGGCGCTGGGCTTCGAGAAGATGCAGCCCGGCTCGCTCGGCACCATGTACGACGACCGCGAGCAGCCGATGGCCAAGCACATGATGGCCCTGGCCGAGATCTCCGAGGTGCTGTTCCCGCCGGCGCCGTGGATGTTCGGCGCGGCCGGCCGCGAGCACATGAAGAAGTACGGCAGCACCGCCGAGCACTTCGCCAAGATCGGCTACAAGAACCACAGGCATTCGGTGAACAACCCGTATTCGCAGTTCCAGGACGAGTATTCGCTGGAGGACATCCTGGCCTCGCGGATGATCTACGACCCGCTCACCAAGCTGCAGTGCTCGCCGACCTCCGACGGCTCCGGCGCGGTGATCCTGGCCTCGGAGGCGTTCGTCGACGAGCACGGCCTGGCGTCGCAGGCGGTCGAGATCGTCGGTCAGGCCATGACCACCGACTTCGCCTCCACCTTCGACGGCACGGCCAAGGGCATCATCGGCTACGACATGAATGTCCAAGCGGCGCGGCAGGTTTACGAGCAGTCCGGCCTGGGCCCGCAGGACTTCCAGGTGATCGAGCTGCACGACTGCTTCTCCGCCAACGAACTGCTGCTCTACGAGGCCCTGGGGCTGTGTGGCGAGGGCGAGGCCCCCGCGCTGATCGACGGGAACCAGACCACCTACGGGGGGAAGTGGGTGGTGAATCCGTCCGGCGGGCTCATCTCCAAGGGGCATCCGCTGGGGGCGACGGGGTTGGCGCAGTGTTCGGAACTTACCTGGCAGTTGCGTGGGAAGGCGGACAAGCGCCAGGTCGACAACGTGAATGCGGCGCTTCAGCACAATATTGGGCTGGGTGGTGCGGCGGTTGTGACGGCTTATCAGCGTGCCGAGCGGTGATCCCGGCCAAAAGCATGCCGGGATCAGGAGATTGGGCTATGCCGGGAACAAGGGGGGACAACCATGTCGGGAACAGGGGATAAGAGAAGAAAGCGGGATTCATGGGTCACATCGAGTACACCAAGAAGATGACTGCCGGTCCGGAGGCGTTGTGGGCGGTGGTGGGGAATCCGCATAGCTGGGGTGACTGGTTCTCTATTCACGAGCGGTGGATGGAGGAGCCGCCTGCCGCGTTGGCCGTGGGTAATAAGCTGGTGGCCAAGGTCGTCATGCTCGGGATGGCCAATAAGTTCGAGTGGAATGTGGCGGCGGTCGAGGCTCCGAATACGCTCACCCTCACCGCCAGCGGAATGGCGGGGGTGAAGGTCGAATTCAGTTTCGATATCGCGGCCGCGGGGGACGGCAGCGAACTGTCGATCAAGGGCGATTTCGAGGGCGCGCTGATCAAGGGCGCGCTGGGCAAGGCCGTGGAGAAGGACGGCCTGAAGCAGCTGGAGAAATCGCTCGAGGCCCTCGACGCGCTGGCGGCGAAATGACCGAGACCACCGGCCGGGTGGTCGAATTCGACGACTCCGGGCTC encodes:
- a CDS encoding lipid-transfer protein, producing the protein MANKVYVVGVGMTKFEKPGRRKNEDGSDWDYPNMARESGTKALADAGISYDRVQQAYVGYVYGESTSGQRAVYELGMTGIPVVNVNNNCSTGSTALYLAAQAIRGGLADCTLALGFEKMQPGSLGTMYDDREQPMAKHMMALAEISEVLFPPAPWMFGAAGREHMKKYGSTAEHFAKIGYKNHRHSVNNPYSQFQDEYSLEDILASRMIYDPLTKLQCSPTSDGSGAVILASEAFVDEHGLASQAVEIVGQAMTTDFASTFDGTAKGIIGYDMNVQAARQVYEQSGLGPQDFQVIELHDCFSANELLLYEALGLCGEGEAPALIDGNQTTYGGKWVVNPSGGLISKGHPLGATGLAQCSELTWQLRGKADKRQVDNVNAALQHNIGLGGAAVVTAYQRAER
- a CDS encoding type II toxin-antitoxin system Rv0910 family toxin, whose translation is MGHIEYTKKMTAGPEALWAVVGNPHSWGDWFSIHERWMEEPPAALAVGNKLVAKVVMLGMANKFEWNVAAVEAPNTLTLTASGMAGVKVEFSFDIAAAGDGSELSIKGDFEGALIKGALGKAVEKDGLKQLEKSLEALDALAAK